The Vigna unguiculata cultivar IT97K-499-35 chromosome 1, ASM411807v1, whole genome shotgun sequence nucleotide sequence CAGAAGGACAGAATGTGTTGGATGAGAAGACAAAACTTGTGTCCATCAACTCAGTATGACATGGTGTCACAGGGATCACCAGAGCTAACTCTCAATAATTGAACTTCCCAAAAGTTAGACCTTAATTTTcctcctttaatttttttatacagtttttaaagattaaatcgAAATATAACTCTGACTTCTAAAGAAAATAGTATAAAGAGACTACTTTATCATTTCTACTTTCATGTAGAACTTAAAATCTCCTCTCTATATTTTCTTGTATATGGCAACGTGAGAAacttatattattaaaacagTTTCCAAATACATccttatcaaaatataaatgcTGTTCATAATGTACATAATCAGATCTACCTTGGACTTTGGTGGGCACACATGTCTCCACAaacttttaacttttcttcatatatttataatcgTAAGTACCTTAAAATGTGTGTTTGTCTGCACATGTGTGTATAAAATACCGTAAAACTTTAAGTTTTTTATCCGtgataatacaattttataatatataaataaatacaaatctcattttatataattttggaaGATTGATTTAGGTTTAAAACTCATTTCTTAATAAAAGTTATGAGTTAAAATGTGTTTaataagatttattatttgttggatCTATATTGTTATCCGTTACCAAATCATTTATTAATGAGTATGCTAAAGATACCACGTCGAgatcaaacaatttcatatttattaatgaGTATGTAAAGATACCACGTCGAgatcaaacaatttcataatatataaacttGATTCTTAACCTTCGGAGTATTATGCGTATTTGCGGTTCATTTTCTTAGTGGTATCAAGAGATCCTCATCATCCTTAAATAATCCAAGGATCAAGTAATTAACTTATATTGAAAACTAATGAACTTCCCTTAATTTACTCAATGCGCCGATTAACTCTGCATGTTCCCTGATGAGAGAAAAAACACAGATCAAACAAGAACCTGGATCTACAACATAATATTATGGCTACATACATATATCCTGGTAGTTGTTAGAGGTAAATGATGACTCAGACACAGAGAGAGAGTCGTTGGTTATGCGGAGAGGTTGCGCAGCGAAGAACAGTGAGGAAAAGATGCTCAGTGCAAGGAATATAGAGCTTTGAGTCAGCAATGAAATCGTACTCATCCTGAGCCTGATCCAGCAAGGTCTTGAAGAGAGGATGATGGAGCAACGTGATCTTGATCACATATCTCTTGTGCTGTTCTCCCACGTACACAACCAAATGACCCTTTGGCACATCGTTGGGAATATCAGATTCTCCTTCGTTCTGCATCGATGGCCACACTTCCCATTCGCAGCAGTAACCGTAGGCACCACACTGGATCACTCGACTCCCCACTTTCTTCCACTTGTTAAGACACCCTCTCAGAAACTTTCCCTTCATTATTATTCTTCTCTTGAACCTTCTAaatgtgtgtgtgagagagagagagagaaagaaagtacGTGGAGTACTGGGAACATGAAAAGGTTTATATAATTGCGGCATGGGAAGTACAAATGCTCCAGAACATTATGGGAGTGATTTTGCTTTTCTAAGTcagatacttttttttttctccttgtCTGATATAAAACTCGTTTTTCTTACCTACTAttcttttagatttttgttttcaGTGTGACATGCaactttcattttaaaatggtCTTTCTAAATTAATTCAAGCATGGCAGGAAGACTCCAATctgaaaaattaattcattaaatgGAAGAATAAGCACTGCATCAAGTAACTTGCTCTTGAACACACGACTCTTAACAATGAGAAACATTTTATTTAGGATTTGTGTTACATTCGACTAGCTAGGTTTTACTTAAGCTAAAAAACCAAAGATACAGTAAATGGTTGACATGATACATCGATGCTTTTGCCTATACAATTATGGCGGAAACATCAATATCCAATAAGTGTGTCAGATACTTGGATACATCaaaatctaatatatattattctaaaGCGTGTCACAGATACTTAGCTGACTTTACTTGTTATAGCAGCTTCTTTGTAGTATTGTACCCAGTTATGCTtagcattaaaaatatttaattttggtattttaaagatatttttaatatattttaaaattttaaaattatttttcatcgaTGTATTTTGAATGTATAACAGATAAACAGTAcatcaaaatctaataaaaaatccaaattccATTGCACTTACCAAATTATACCAGCATGCAATGACAGAGtggttatttagaaaatagtaaattaatttcagttaaaatacagtcaaaataaatttattttaactctcCCTAGATAGATATATATGTCACATTATATACACGGAGGGTATTATTATCTGTTAACAGGTGTTTGATTTATAGCagtaaatttaattatagaatgttttgaattttaagttaaaaaggTGATTTTTAACCAGGTAAACGTATTGAAAAATCTAGGTTTTATGTAATCTTGATGGTACAATAAGTATTGTCCGAATAGTTGTACTTACAATTACATTGGCTCTTGAACTATTAGAATCAGGCCAAAATGTCAAGTATATACCAGCAGTTAAAATATGAGGAATCATATTTACATAACCTTTTTATAGAAGTTATACAGAAGAGaatgaaatatatgataaaatatatgacATGATTAAGAGAGACAGAGAAAAAACAGTATAAATAGTAAACAAGTCTGCAACATTATAAATAGAGTTTAAAAGTAACCTATATTATGAACATTAAAGGTTTGGTCATAAAAGCCACTTGACAGTAAATTcaatattctaatttaattaatatgtatCCCAAGATGTAAGGATAGTGTCTTTCTCTGTAATTCTTAAAGGCCGGTGGTTGATGGAGTGACCTTTCGAAGTTCTTAACATTCAGACCCTACAACTTGGGTAGGAAAAGATAAGATATGAATGAGGGATGGGAAAAAGTTTCTTGGGTGAAGTGCAAAACCACTTATTTCTCTTCAAtatccatatttttatattcctttttattttacaatatataagtgataataataaattctaGTATAATTATTGCTGTGTATCACAGATAAATAAACATGAGAAGCCACAAACATGTGTCTCGAGAGAATGTGATACCCACAtctgtttattttctttagtgtATTTAGATCTACTCAGACACTTTCACTGTAGAACGTTGGTGTCtttgtcaatttatttttttataaatttggacTTGTTTCAGATACAAAAACCTTGTCCAAGGCTTTTACTTTTGCATAGAATGAGGAGGTACTTATCCGTACAAAAATGTTACTTATTCAGTCctttaagaaaatgagtttCATTGTTCCTACTTGGCCCTTACGTATTTAGGAATATGTTTCCTCAAAACTGTTTCTATAGTCAGGGAAGTTTTgggagaaaatatatatatatatatataagataactCATAAAATGAATGAtgcaatgaaaataaataagtaaaaaaaatgatagaaaattGTTAGAATAAAATATCTGTTTTATGGGCTATACATTGAATAAGGGATGGAAGAAAACATATACATTTGCAGACAAAAGAATGACTCTCACAGTTCTTTACCCTGCTGAAATCTTTGCCTTGATATATGTGACATGTTTGACTTGATTCCCGCAATCCGGTTTCTCATGCAAAATTCATTGGTTTTCAAGTTTCAGTTATTTATTGATCATAATCTTATCATTTTGTAGCACATGAAACTTTCTGAGAAGGAAGGTGAACGGTTTTTACCAAGAaagataattttgtaataagAAAGTATATACTATACTGATAAACTGAAAGtgtaaccaaaaatataaactaaaaagatCAAAGAACCAAACAATTTGTATCAGACAGATGATTTTGCCATTCTATTTTGGTTGAGATGTTGAGGAAAAGGTAGGGTAGTTCTTAAAATCTTACCTTTTCATACTATAATTAGAAAGTTATAAGGGAGCAGGAAACACTATTTTCTACGgagaaaaacttttaaaacaatgatattttaactattaaattttgacaattttttcctATGATATCATCTTTTGagtgatttttaaatattgagaatgaagaaaaaaaatgaaaaactacttaaaaaatgacacctaggattgtaagagaaagttgtcaaattTAGTAATCATGACACTTTTACCGAAAATAATTGGCGATGGGGTTTGTGATCTTTTTTTTCTGGTCTGTTCTTCTTAGACAGATGCTCAGAGAGCACTGATACTCAGTGTGCTGATCGTAGACAAAAGTGGGTCGTGCTGGGTTGTTTGAAAAGAATAGCATGTTTATTTTGGCACAACCTTCAACAGTTTTCCAGATATGAGAGGGACCATGCCAAGTATGTGTTATGGAAAAGCCTTCTTGtggattttgtaaaattaattttgcagTGGAAATACTATATTTATACAAGAAGATTAGTTCAACAATAAATCTGGACAATTATTTCCATAAAAATTGCCATGTCAAATAACCAAATTTAACAAATCTGTgtagaaaaggaaaaatcatGAATTGTCACAAATGAAAGTCAACAACTTCCACTTTCAAAACTATAAACTCAATCTTACAGTAAACAAACAAATCTCATTATGAGAGGTTTTAACACATGACCTTACTTGATATTACAGTGACCTTGCTTGATATTACAGTAAGAAGTGaaatttaagtctaactcaattttACAAAGTTGACTCGTTgtatccacttatatattattgtaaattaattttatctctagttgatcTGAGACTTCCGACTGTTATCTATATTATCTGTAGTTTGTGTTATTATAGTCATTGTTGCTGCAAATTGAAATGGATCATATCTGTGCAATTGTTGATGTAACAGTTATTATTGTTGATCCAAATGCAATGACTACTTGTGCAACATAAGATAAGATAGGGTCTTCAAGGCTAAAGAGGTAGTTGTTCAAATTGAGATATGATAAGATTCATGGTGCAAGTGATATTCTTTGTTTGTAGAGTGAGAAGTGGAAGAACAGGAACTTGGTTACAAAAAAACACTAACACAATTGCAATCACCATCCATTTTGTGCACtgaaattatttgatttgaCTTACTTTGCTCCCATTCCACGTGCATTTTCTGTTCACATGAGCTGGTGCTACAGGCCACTTTATCACTTTGTTACTACTTCTTCTTCCTGAGTGCCCCATCTACATCCCTCCATTAATTACTATCCATGCTTCCTCTTAGGGAGCAATGCCTCTCTGTACACTTACTGTGGGGATTTCATTATGTCAGAATCGTgtgtgaaatttaaatttagtgtcgGTTGAGTATGTGGAAACCTTGGTTTTGAGAACTAATACCTACTATTTTCTTTAGTTGTCATTCCATATATAAGagttttaaataatgttttagagCTTGATTGATTGTCAGAAATAAGGTTTGCAGAATGTCCTAAAATGGAAGACAGAATTATAGGCAACAGCAGATTGTATCTCATTTTGGACTTCAAATTATATAAGTACATGTTCTGCATTATCAGCATTATCCATACATGAAGCTAGCATTGTTCATAAGAATGACATTCTTGTTTTCTTCTCACTATGATTGGATTCAAATTTGAACattgcttttttctttttaaacttcaGTACACAGTTACAAGTTTTGATGTACTAATTTATGTTTGAACTTTCTTAGCTTTAATTCAGACATgtaattctaaatttatttcCTTAAAGAATGAGGTTTTCCATCAGAATCACTTTTACCTTACTAATACTATATCTTTAATGTAAATTTTGATTATGATGattattaaagttatatttcAATTGTGATGAAAAAATAACAGCGAAGAACATCTAAGTTTTGCTAAATTAATTGCTGACATGTGTCTTTCATCTTCCTCGGGCCCTCTCACACAATCATTTGACATGAAAATGTAGATATATGGTACAACAAGCGGGTACTATTGTTAAAATGTGATGTGATGTGTATTTACAGTGTTCGTTCCTTTGTTTTAACGTTAAACAGAACAGATGTTAGATAGAACTGTTATAAGCTAGTAAACACAATTAAGATGCGTGATTAAACTAATTTCATTTCTCTAGTGAGAAAACTTGGTTCTTTACCTGAAATAAACATATCTTCAATCTCTTACTCATTTGCATCATAGTTTAAGTGGATCTATTAATGTTTCTGACATTTTCTTGTGTGAAATGAAATGATTATCTTACTCTAGAAATCGCGATTCAGGTACTCTAAAAGCATTTTATGAAAGAAACTTTATGGTTTTCACTGCAAagaaaaacttcaaaaaaaaaaaagaagaaaaaaatcatagaaGCAACCCGAAAGGATAAGCCATGAGCtgtcaaattatttctttatctGATATGACACAGGTAGGGAAAACTGAAATCAAAGAGGAGATACCATTATCCTTTGCCTACATTGTTATCGCACGAGATTCAAAAATTGAGCCTTGGTGCAATTGTGCAAAACTCTTCTTTTCTAACAACCCACAACAatcataatataacataattagcATCTGTGGTACTTGAGgctttcattttcaattttacagATGTTAGTTGCATTTTCTGAAGATggtgaaaatagaaaagaagatcACACTTGCAAACTTCATCTTACATGCTACTTTTGTgatattaaattagatttaaaattcacCTCTTAATATCAGAGTTCTGGTTAAAGTTTATCTTTGAGAAATGTGTTGTTTATTGAGTCTACTATTAGGTTCGCTATCGGACCACACCATATCATCTATTTTTGTCTTACACTCAAGGTGAATATGTTTCGGCGGAATGGAATCTGTTGAAAGTCATACATCATCAACTAAAATCAAaaccaattttaatatataagtgagtgcagatctcatcttaaaaattaattctataaaattgagttaaacGTCAAATTCATTTCTTTGTTCCGATTCAAACATGACTCAGCATGCATAGGTTGCATGTGATGGTCTTATATATGATTGCTCTTTGTTGGTGGtggtaatatattattttttttttttgtatatggTTAACTTGGCATGAGATATACGAATTGTTGGCACATAACATAACAGGGGACATCGTTTGGGTTGCTTAGTTGATTGGAGTGTATGTTGGTAGTTTGTAACTTTTTTACTGTATCAgtactagggatgtcaacggggcgggtagggtacgggtagtagctcccccgtacccatatccgttgGATATCCATTATGCGGATATCTGTCTATGTTTTTCATATCTGCGGGTATCCACAGGTACCCacggatatttacaaaaataaatatttaattataattagtgtTTGAATCAACAAGTTCAccttctccgattgattcttgaaaaacaaacaaataaaaaatcactaacaatttatattgtagtttatttttgaatgaaatattaaagaaattactaacttcatcaatgtctaCATCTTGTGcaacactatatatatatatatatatatatatatatatatatatatatatatgaggatatttttgtgaattaaagtttaacgggtacgggtatccatgagtacagatactatgatacccgtcccaccccgttaacatgcgggtatcaaaaatatccgtacctGCAGGTAGCgggtattcatttttaatattcgttttcTACCCATTGCAAATTTTATCTGCGAATACCCACAGGTACAGAttttttttgacatctctaatcgGTACTTTAGTTTACTTACACTATTGCAAAAAAGGAAAGTTGATGAATTacaatgttgatattttttatacacgatattgtttttctttttcttcttttgggATTTTGGTctcatgttttaaatatttaaaaaaaaaatcaatttccaattttatatACACTTTAATTTATTGCCTTCATTTAGTTAAACTTCAAACCAAACATGTTTTAAGAtacagaaataaataatttcattaatgaAAATCTAAAAGAACAAgtcaaaactataattttttctgaaatagaaagattaaaaaaatacatatatgaaAATCCTAAGTCAAAAGTTGAAGTGTCAGATTTactatttaacaaataacaATTACTATTTGCTTCGTGTTTCATTCATGATTAGCATTTAAAGACTCAATACTAGAAGTATTTGTTAGCATatacaacaaaatcaaaatcacaaaaaattataaaattttaatttaacaggTTAAATTTGAggttattatttgtttaatttttaagaccTCACTTTGTTATGCAATGGCATATAAAACTACTTGTAGACATTGCCTAAATTTGTCatgattttgaatatatatatatatatatatatatatatatatatatatatatatatatatatatatatatatatatatatatatatatatccgtgttattgtttttatatacaCCTCTTTTTTTCagtgtttacttttttttata carries:
- the LOC114187581 gene encoding auxin-responsive protein SAUR50-like; its protein translation is MKGKFLRGCLNKWKKVGSRVIQCGAYGYCCEWEVWPSMQNEGESDIPNDVPKGHLVVYVGEQHKRYVIKITLLHHPLFKTLLDQAQDEYDFIADSKLYIPCTEHLFLTVLRCATSPHNQRLSLCV